A window of Rubricoccus marinus contains these coding sequences:
- a CDS encoding T9SS type A sorting domain-containing protein — protein sequence MTSLLRTLACALLLGAAVAPASAGAVVDRAELELTLIDETPKPFRLSTARPNPFTSSTRLELSVDATTSIRVAVFDALGREVVKLQEGTLQPGTYSLRLDASNLPPGLYLVRATDGRGTTVTRSVALSR from the coding sequence ATGACGTCTCTCCTCCGCACGCTCGCCTGCGCGCTCCTTCTCGGAGCCGCCGTGGCCCCTGCTTCTGCAGGCGCTGTGGTCGATCGTGCCGAGTTGGAACTGACGCTCATCGACGAGACGCCGAAGCCGTTCCGCCTCTCGACCGCACGACCGAACCCGTTCACGTCGTCCACGCGTCTTGAGCTATCGGTCGACGCCACGACGTCGATCCGCGTCGCGGTCTTTGACGCCCTCGGTCGTGAAGTGGTCAAGTTGCAGGAAGGCACGCTTCAGCCCGGCACGTACAGCCTTCGCTTGGACGCGAGCAACCTCCCGCCAGGTCTCTACCTCGTGCGCGCCACTGACGGCCGGGGCACGACGGTGACCCGCTCGGTCGCGCTCTCGCGCTAG
- a CDS encoding lamin tail domain-containing protein, whose product MLRLLPLALLAALLAPEALAQTPAAGEVVINEILYDPPTGGASNEWVELVNRSDRTVDLAGLVLSDVGSSADALAGPQPLAPGEFLVLVRDEAAFQAAFPGVAFVAASGFPSLNNGGDRVSISIGGTELDAVDYDPSWGGTDASLERRDPDGPSTQPNFTTSTASGGGTPGAQNTAFETDTTAPTLQSAQAESATLVVARFSEPLDAASAETAANYSISGGIGQPASAEVLDDDASVVRLTLAQPLAPLQSYTLTASGVQDRAGNALASGSVTFGFGEGAAAVPGDLVINEFLYDEPTADNPGEFVELFNRTDKTFDLSDFTLNDAVGDDEPVTDAQVLVLPGDYAVIVEDGALFQALFPGVAFVEQSPWSALNNSGDAIVLKYQGVTVDSLTYTPSWGGEDASLERKDPAGPSSVAVNWATTTDPRGGTPGAQNSQFAPDTAGPQPLAVTVAPNETSLVVTFDEPLAPEAVSAGAFSITGGPAVTAAALSADGTAVTLTLASRLPAGDFTLVASGLRDLLGNTTASGSVAFSFAADVTAPAIARASASGATTVLLDFTEPVVAESASTPASYTVDGLGQPTGVTVLPASDGSAGTVVGAVLTYGAPFPDRQLLTVRARGLRDPAGNVRDETSATFFFGTPDAPLAGDLAITEIMYDPQTGGDGEYVEIQNLTADKIFDLRDLVLDDDASGDRPVTGTPSILAPGEFLAIVADLTAFRATFPDAPAVEADDFPGLGNAGDLVILKASGAVLDSVVFDPAWHRVELDDATGVSLERRDPRADANDSNNWSSSLDPRGGTPSAPNSIGAGTPAPPEGTGLTVSPSPFDASGEEGTTISYSLEAEASLVRVRIYDGAGRAVRELEGARLTGRTGSLLWDGRDDRGERLRIGPYIVLLEAVDTEGGTTEAYKSVVILARDL is encoded by the coding sequence ATGCTCCGCCTCCTCCCTCTCGCGCTTCTCGCCGCCCTCCTCGCGCCAGAGGCCCTCGCGCAAACGCCCGCCGCTGGCGAGGTCGTGATCAACGAGATCCTGTACGACCCGCCCACGGGCGGCGCGAGCAATGAGTGGGTCGAGCTCGTCAACCGGAGCGACCGGACGGTCGACCTCGCGGGCTTGGTGCTGAGTGACGTGGGCTCCTCCGCCGATGCCCTCGCAGGCCCGCAGCCTCTGGCGCCGGGCGAGTTCTTGGTCCTCGTGCGCGACGAGGCCGCGTTTCAGGCTGCCTTCCCCGGCGTGGCGTTCGTCGCCGCCAGCGGCTTTCCGAGCCTGAACAACGGCGGCGACCGGGTCTCGATCTCCATCGGCGGGACGGAGCTGGACGCCGTGGACTATGACCCGAGTTGGGGCGGGACCGACGCGAGCCTGGAGCGGCGAGACCCCGACGGCCCGAGCACGCAGCCCAACTTCACCACCTCGACGGCCTCTGGTGGCGGCACGCCGGGTGCGCAGAACACGGCGTTCGAGACCGATACCACGGCGCCCACACTCCAGAGCGCACAAGCCGAAAGCGCGACGCTCGTCGTCGCGCGCTTCTCCGAACCCCTCGACGCCGCATCGGCCGAGACTGCGGCGAACTACTCCATCTCCGGCGGAATCGGCCAGCCCGCGAGCGCCGAGGTTCTGGACGATGACGCCTCCGTTGTGCGCCTCACGCTCGCGCAGCCTCTGGCGCCGCTCCAGAGCTACACGCTCACCGCCAGCGGCGTCCAAGACCGCGCGGGCAACGCGCTCGCGAGTGGTTCGGTCACGTTCGGCTTCGGCGAGGGCGCGGCCGCCGTGCCCGGCGATCTCGTCATCAACGAGTTCCTCTACGACGAGCCCACCGCCGACAACCCCGGCGAGTTCGTCGAGCTCTTCAACCGAACCGACAAGACGTTCGACCTCTCGGACTTCACGCTCAACGACGCCGTGGGCGACGACGAGCCGGTTACGGACGCGCAGGTCCTCGTGCTGCCCGGCGACTACGCCGTGATCGTGGAGGACGGCGCACTATTCCAGGCTCTCTTCCCCGGCGTCGCATTCGTGGAGCAGAGCCCCTGGAGCGCGCTCAACAACTCCGGCGACGCCATCGTGCTCAAGTATCAGGGCGTCACGGTGGACTCCCTCACCTACACGCCGAGTTGGGGCGGCGAGGACGCGAGTTTGGAGCGCAAGGACCCCGCCGGCCCCTCCAGCGTGGCCGTCAACTGGGCCACCACGACCGACCCGCGCGGCGGCACGCCCGGCGCGCAGAACTCCCAGTTCGCGCCCGACACGGCCGGCCCGCAGCCTCTGGCGGTCACGGTCGCGCCCAATGAGACGTCACTCGTCGTCACGTTCGACGAGCCTCTGGCGCCAGAGGCTGTGAGCGCCGGTGCCTTTTCCATCACAGGCGGCCCGGCCGTCACTGCCGCCGCGCTCAGCGCGGACGGCACAGCCGTCACGCTTACGCTCGCGAGCCGCCTCCCCGCGGGCGACTTCACGCTTGTCGCCAGCGGCCTCCGCGATCTCCTCGGCAACACGACCGCCAGCGGCTCCGTCGCTTTCTCGTTCGCCGCCGACGTGACCGCGCCCGCCATCGCTCGCGCGAGCGCGTCCGGCGCGACGACGGTCCTGCTGGACTTCACCGAGCCCGTCGTAGCGGAGTCCGCCTCGACGCCCGCGAGCTATACCGTGGACGGGCTCGGCCAGCCCACGGGCGTGACCGTTCTGCCGGCCTCCGACGGGTCCGCCGGGACGGTCGTCGGCGCCGTCCTCACCTACGGTGCACCGTTTCCCGACCGGCAACTCCTGACCGTTCGCGCCAGAGGCCTCCGTGACCCCGCGGGCAACGTCCGCGACGAGACGAGCGCCACGTTCTTTTTCGGCACGCCCGACGCGCCTCTGGCGGGGGACCTCGCGATCACGGAGATCATGTACGATCCGCAGACCGGCGGCGACGGCGAGTACGTCGAGATCCAGAACCTGACGGCCGACAAGATCTTCGACCTCCGCGATCTCGTCCTGGACGACGACGCCTCTGGCGACCGCCCCGTCACCGGCACGCCCTCCATTCTCGCGCCCGGCGAGTTCCTGGCCATCGTAGCCGACCTGACCGCTTTCCGCGCCACCTTCCCCGACGCTCCCGCCGTCGAAGCCGACGACTTCCCCGGTCTCGGCAACGCCGGCGATCTGGTGATCCTGAAGGCCTCTGGCGCGGTTCTGGACTCTGTCGTGTTCGATCCCGCCTGGCATCGCGTCGAGTTGGACGACGCCACCGGGGTCTCCTTGGAGCGCCGCGATCCGCGCGCCGACGCCAACGACTCGAACAACTGGTCCTCCAGCCTGGACCCCAGAGGCGGCACGCCCAGCGCGCCCAACTCCATCGGCGCCGGCACACCCGCACCGCCAGAGGGCACAGGTCTCACGGTCTCTCCGAGCCCCTTCGACGCCAGCGGCGAAGAGGGCACGACGATCTCGTACTCCCTGGAGGCTGAGGCCTCGCTGGTGCGCGTGCGGATCTACGACGGCGCCGGCCGCGCCGTGCGCGAGCTTGAAGGCGCGCGCCTGACGGGCCGCACCGGCTCCCTTCTCTGGGATGGCCGCGACGACCGTGGCGAACGACTCCGCATCGGCCCGTACATCGTTCTCCTGGAGGCCGTCGACACGGAGGGCGGGACGACCGAGGCGTACAAAAGCGTCGTCATCCTCGCGCGGGACCTGTAG
- a CDS encoding ATP-dependent Clp protease ATP-binding subunit: protein MEGNFSNRVRDVISYSREEAIRLGHDYIGTEHLLLGIIREGEGIAVKILRNLGCELFKLKQAVEDTVRSTGGTLTVGNIPLTKQAEKVLKITYLEAKLYKSDVIGTEHLLLSLLRDDENVAAQILQQAFSVSYDGVRGELDSILSGRATPRSGPAEPEDPSEGGGSGGGRRRSSRSGERKQMAEKSTTPVLDNFGRDLTTMAQEGKLDPIVGREREIERVAQVLSRRKKNNPVLIGEPGVGKTAIAEGLALRITQRKVSRILYDKRIVTLDLAALVAGTKYRGQFEERMKAVMNELEKNQDVILFIDELHTLVGAGGASGSLDASNMFKPALARGEIQCIGATTLDEYRQFIEKDGALDRRFQKILVDPATPEEAVEILTQIQPKYEEHHNVTYDEGAIELTVKLSERYITDRHLPDKAIDVMDEAGARVHLANIKVPPEVVELEDSIEAVREEKNQVVKSQKFEEAAQLRDKEKKLQEELENVKEEWQRQAEDETYPVTESDIAAVVAMMTGVPVDRVQTTEGTKLLGMETALQGTVIGQEEPIQKLARAIRRTRAGLKDPKRPIGSFIFLGPTGVGKTELAKRLTEYLFDSQDALIRIDMSEYMEKFSVSRLVGAPPGYVGYEEGGQLTEKVRRKPYSVVLLDEIEKAHPDVFNILLQVLDDGILTDGLGRRVDFRNTIIIMTSNIGARDIKNLGKGIGFALESGSTFDYSKMKSTVEDALKRVFNPEFLNRVDDVIVFHPLEKEHVFKIIDVMQGDLFGRVEDLGIAIEVTPSAKEFLVDKGYDPQYGARPLRRAIQKYVEDPMAEAILTKDLEEGAKITVDYKKGAEELTFKTRKPRKKKEAEASGDDASDASPEEATPETPEASDE from the coding sequence ATGGAAGGCAACTTCTCCAACCGCGTCCGCGACGTGATCTCGTACTCCCGCGAGGAGGCGATCCGGCTGGGGCACGACTACATCGGCACTGAGCACCTGTTGCTCGGCATCATCCGCGAGGGCGAGGGCATCGCTGTCAAGATCCTTCGCAACCTCGGCTGCGAGCTGTTCAAGCTCAAGCAGGCCGTGGAAGACACCGTGCGCAGCACGGGCGGCACGCTCACCGTCGGCAACATCCCGCTGACAAAGCAGGCCGAGAAGGTGCTCAAGATCACCTACCTCGAAGCCAAGCTCTACAAGAGCGACGTCATCGGCACCGAGCACCTCCTTCTCTCTCTCCTGCGCGACGACGAAAACGTGGCCGCTCAGATCCTCCAGCAGGCCTTCTCTGTGTCCTACGACGGCGTCCGCGGCGAACTCGACTCCATCCTCAGCGGGCGCGCGACGCCCCGCAGTGGGCCTGCCGAACCCGAAGACCCCTCCGAGGGAGGCGGATCGGGCGGAGGCCGCCGCCGCTCGTCGCGCTCCGGCGAACGCAAGCAAATGGCTGAGAAATCCACCACCCCCGTTCTCGACAACTTCGGCCGCGACCTGACCACGATGGCTCAGGAGGGCAAGTTGGACCCCATCGTCGGACGCGAGCGCGAGATTGAGCGCGTTGCTCAGGTCCTCTCGCGTCGCAAGAAGAACAACCCCGTCCTCATCGGCGAGCCCGGCGTCGGCAAAACCGCCATCGCCGAGGGCCTCGCGCTGCGCATCACGCAGCGGAAGGTGAGCCGCATCCTCTACGACAAGCGCATCGTGACGCTCGACCTCGCCGCGCTCGTGGCCGGGACGAAGTACCGCGGCCAGTTTGAGGAGCGGATGAAGGCGGTCATGAACGAGTTGGAGAAGAACCAGGACGTCATCCTGTTCATCGACGAACTCCACACGCTCGTCGGCGCCGGTGGCGCCAGCGGCTCGCTGGACGCTTCCAACATGTTCAAGCCGGCTCTCGCCAGAGGCGAGATCCAGTGCATCGGCGCGACCACGCTGGACGAGTACCGCCAGTTCATCGAGAAGGATGGCGCGCTCGACCGCCGCTTCCAGAAGATCCTCGTCGACCCCGCCACGCCAGAGGAGGCCGTCGAGATCCTCACGCAGATCCAGCCCAAGTACGAGGAGCACCACAACGTCACCTACGACGAGGGCGCCATCGAGCTCACGGTCAAGCTCTCCGAGCGGTACATCACCGACCGGCACCTCCCCGACAAAGCCATCGACGTGATGGACGAGGCCGGTGCGCGCGTCCATCTCGCCAACATCAAGGTTCCGCCAGAGGTTGTCGAGCTCGAGGACTCCATTGAGGCGGTCCGTGAGGAGAAGAACCAGGTCGTCAAAAGCCAGAAGTTCGAGGAAGCCGCTCAGCTCCGCGACAAGGAGAAAAAGCTCCAGGAGGAGCTCGAGAACGTCAAGGAGGAGTGGCAGCGCCAGGCGGAGGACGAGACGTACCCCGTCACGGAGTCCGACATCGCGGCCGTCGTGGCCATGATGACCGGCGTTCCCGTGGACCGCGTCCAGACCACCGAGGGTACCAAGCTTCTCGGCATGGAAACGGCGCTTCAGGGGACCGTCATCGGCCAGGAGGAGCCCATCCAGAAGCTGGCCCGGGCGATCCGTCGCACACGCGCCGGCCTCAAGGATCCCAAGCGGCCCATCGGCTCGTTCATCTTCCTCGGCCCGACGGGCGTGGGCAAGACGGAGCTCGCCAAGCGGCTCACGGAGTACCTCTTCGACAGCCAAGACGCGCTGATCCGCATCGACATGTCGGAGTACATGGAGAAGTTCTCTGTGTCCCGCCTCGTGGGTGCGCCTCCCGGCTACGTCGGCTACGAGGAGGGCGGGCAGCTGACCGAGAAGGTCCGCCGCAAGCCGTACTCGGTCGTCCTGCTCGATGAGATCGAGAAGGCGCACCCGGACGTGTTCAACATCCTGCTTCAGGTGCTCGACGACGGAATCCTGACCGACGGCCTCGGCCGCCGCGTGGACTTCCGGAACACGATCATCATCATGACCTCGAACATCGGGGCGCGGGATATCAAGAACCTCGGTAAGGGCATCGGCTTCGCGCTGGAGTCCGGCTCCACGTTCGACTACTCCAAGATGAAGTCGACGGTGGAGGACGCGCTGAAGCGGGTTTTCAACCCCGAGTTCCTCAACCGCGTAGACGACGTCATCGTGTTCCACCCACTGGAGAAGGAGCACGTGTTCAAGATCATCGACGTGATGCAGGGCGACCTGTTCGGCCGCGTCGAGGACCTGGGCATCGCGATCGAGGTGACGCCATCAGCCAAGGAGTTCTTGGTCGACAAGGGCTACGACCCGCAGTACGGCGCACGTCCGTTGCGCCGGGCCATCCAGAAGTACGTCGAGGACCCGATGGCGGAAGCCATCCTCACGAAGGATCTGGAGGAAGGCGCCAAGATCACCGTCGACTATAAGAAGGGCGCCGAGGAGCTCACCTTCAAGACGCGCAAGCCGCGTAAGAAGAAAGAGGCCGAGGCCTCTGGCGATGACGCGTCCGACGCGTCACCGGAGGAGGCGACGCCGGAGACACCAGAGGCGTCCGACGAGTAG
- a CDS encoding HesB/IscA family protein: protein MATATAQRPAPVHLTDRAATEVRKIVANKQIPETLGLRVGVKGGGCSGMSYVLGFDKKREHDLEFEVADGVSAFMDKRHGLYLMGTTVDYHDGLDARGFVFENPNATDTCGCGSSFNA from the coding sequence ATGGCTACCGCGACCGCACAGCGCCCGGCCCCCGTCCACCTCACCGACCGCGCCGCAACCGAGGTGCGCAAGATCGTCGCCAACAAGCAGATCCCCGAGACGCTCGGCCTGCGCGTCGGCGTCAAGGGAGGCGGCTGCTCTGGCATGAGCTACGTCCTCGGCTTCGACAAGAAGCGCGAGCACGACCTCGAATTCGAAGTCGCCGACGGCGTCTCCGCGTTCATGGACAAGCGCCACGGGCTCTACCTCATGGGCACCACCGTTGACTACCACGACGGCCTGGACGCCCGCGGCTTCGTGTTCGAGAACCCCAACGCCACCGACACGTGCGGCTGCGGGTCCTCGTTCAACGCCTGA